GTCCTCCACCTCCAGCAGCATGGCTGGTATGAGCCTTGATGTCAGAGCAGAGAGCAAACTGCGGGAAGCGAGCCTCAATGCCTGCCGGGTCAAGTTTTGGAAGTGCTCCGATCGTGAGAGCGGAATCACTCGCAAACTCAGCCTTCCCACCTTCGTTCATCTTTTCCGGTGCAAATATAGTTTTTGACATACGATTGTTATCTCCATTTAAGCCGAATCCTCGAGAGGACTCGTGGTTTTGCGCAGAGTCTATCACAGAAGGATGGAAAACCAATTCACTTTCCGTAAGTAGCTAATCTGCGATCTCGACATTTCAACAGGACCCTTGGTATGGCCGAAAGTTGTAGAAAAGTCGTTTCTAGTCCCCAAAATTACTGTTTTTAGCCTACCATAAGAACACGAGAGGATACGCTAAGTAGCAAAAAATAGCATAATAGCTACACGTCCCCTACTCCGTCATCAACAAATGGGAGCACAGATTAATCGTTAAACTCGCCGAGCTCTCAATACGGAGGGGCTTTTCATTTATCAGGCGTGAGTTTCTAAAGCAGCGGGTATATCTTGGCCGCCGCTATGCTGCGCTACCCTTGCTTAAAGCCGTAACCTTTATGGAGGGTAGGGTGCTGCTGTGTCCTCCACCTCCAGCAGAATGGCTGGTATAAGCCTTGGTGTCAGAGCAGAAAGCAAACTGCGGGAAGCGAGCCTCAATGCCTGCCGGGTCAAGTTTTGGAAGTGCTCCGATCGTGAGAGCGGAATCACTCGCAAACTCAGCCTTCCCACAGCTCAACACCCTCTTGTCCTCTTAACTTGTCCTCTCATGCTCTTCTGGTTGGCTTAAAACGGTAATCTGGGCGACGACAAACAACATCCCTAAAACTTTCGGCTACCTGAGGACCCTCCGTGCCCCCATTGCAATGTCGAGCTACTTGCGGAAAGTGAATTGATCTTCCTATCCTTTGACTCCTCTCTTTTCATACAAAGACCGCCTTCTATGAGCATTAATGCATGCAACCGTAAAACAGGGTGAATAGTTTCAGAGATGACCCGCAAACAAGAGAGTAGCAAATTAAGTAGCGATCCTTTATCGATAGGATTGCCACTCTCCGAATCCCCCTTCCCCGCAAGGTGGTTGTGCGTCGTATTTGCGATCGCCGTCCTCTCCTACATTTCCGCTCTCGGAAACGGTCTGGTATGGGATGATCATCAACTCCTTGCAAGTGACCTGGTCACAGGAAAGCAACCTCTTTGGCAGACCTTCGTTCGAGACTACTGGAACCTGGGGCGGGTGTGGAGCGATTCCGGCGGATACTATCGTCCCCTTACGGTCATTTCGCTTCGTCTCGACTACCTACTGGGTAACGGCTCGCCCCTACCTTTCCATATTACAGCTCTACTGATCCACGGAATTACCAGCTTAGCGGTGTATCCGCTCGCTATTCGATTCGGCGCATCGAAGATTGCTGCCCAGGTAGCCTCCATTTTCTTCGCTGTTCATCCTCATCAAACTGAAACCGTAGCCTGGATCTCCGGTCGACCAGATCTATTAATGGCGGCAATGCTGCTCTGGTCTCTGGCACTGAACGATAGCCGTCGATCTCTTGCGCTTGGTGCGTGCGCAATGCTTTCAAAAGAGACCACTATCGTATGGCCCATCCTCTGTGCAATTCGTGATCGGCGCCTATTTAATTCCTTTCGATGGAAGCAGATCGCTCTCGTTGTCGCCTATCTCATAGTACGAGCGCTAGTGCTGGGAAGTAACAACGTTAGGCTCTTTGACCTCGATCTCTTTACCGGCATTCGTTCCCTCTTTCTTCTTTTAGGAACATGGTTGTGGCCATTGGCGACGGCGCCGATATACGCTCCAATCTCCTCCTGGGCAAGCGCTCCAAGCGTAATGTGGCTCGGATTACTCCTCTTACTCGCTTTTGGACGGCTCTTCTTTATCTGTCCTAAGGCGCGACCAGCGCTCCTAGTGTGCGCAGTTATACATGCCCCAGCAGCTTTGCTTATGTGCTCACGCGCAGTGCTCGGTATGCGCCCGCTCTACGCAGCCTCTGCCTTTCTGATCATAGCTGTCTGCATTTGGGCATCAGTCTGGTTGCAAGATCGCAGCCAAAAAATGATTAAGGTTGCTATATGCTTTATCGCCGTATTAGCAATCTCTTGTGGCATTACCGCACGCAGATGGAGCGACGATCTTTCATTTAACACACAGGCCGCTGCCACAGCGCCCAAAGAGATTCGAATCCAAATTAATCTAGCTCTGGCCCAGCGCAAGAGCGGACACCTTAGTGCGGCCTGGCAAACAACACAAACAGCTCAAGCCCTTGGAGGGGGTGCAGGCATCTCGCTTATTCGCGGGCAGATTCTTGAGACAGTCGGATGTGCTGGAAATGCCCTGGGTGAGTATCGGGATGCCATTACGTTATCACCGGAATTTGCCCCAGCATACGACGCTCTGGTTCGACTATATGTTGCGCGTAATAATTTCGTACAAGCAGCGGCAGGTATTGAGGCAGCGAAGCGCGTAGGCATCGAGATCAATATCGGAACACCTACGGTTGCAAGCTCTGAATTAAGCGAGGCTTCGCCACTAGCGCTATGCAGCGATGAAGAGTCCACCTCGCGCTTTGTAAATTTAAATCTGCTTATACGTGAAGGTACTCGCTGGATACGCCTGCAGCGCTTAGAGCTCGCTGATATCGCCATAACCGCGGCACTTCATCAAGATAGCACAAGTGCCGCATCCAACCTTGCCTATGCGCAGCTACAGTTCTTTCAAAAACACCACAGCGAAGCGATCCTCTACGCGCGCAAGGCGTTGTCACTTGACCCACGAGCAACCCCCCCAGCGCTCAAAATCTTGGGGCTTGCTCTGCTTCAATCTGGTCAAGATCCAGAGGGTGGTAAAAGCGCATTGCGACGCTACCTTGAGCTAGTTCCCAATGCTGCGGATAGAGCTATGCTGCTTGAGCAGTTGTAATTAGTTACCCACGCTTTAGTTTCTCTATTAATTATATCTTGAATTTCTGATTCTAATATCATTTTTAAGTTTATCCTGTGGCACACTAGCAACAGGGTACCCATTCCTCACTTGTTGCGCAGTTTACGATGGTAGGAGCAAAGAAATTTGGACCTGCTCACTCGCCTTATCAAGTCTAGAGATAGAGCTTGTGATGCCGCTGAGTTGCCATACACCGAGGCTTTGGCCCACCTGCGCCATTTAGATGTAGCATCTCGCTCAACCAGAGCACTCGTGCGTGGGCGAGGAAATTTAGCGGTCTTTTGTGCTGTTAAGCGCAGCGAAGATTAGGCCTCCAACCACACTACCCCAGATGAGGGTTACGAATAAGCCTGCAAAAAAAATACCTATATCACTCATGAGGGGCCTTTGGGCTTGGTAGCACTAAGTATGCACTGGATAAAATTGAGGGCACCCAAATGCCTACGAAAAGCCCTTCTTCTCGATTGCCTGAGAACCAAAGATAAATAGAGAGCAACATTGATAGAAAAGCTGCAAGTCCGCATGCTATTCTTGCTTTTTGAACTAAGGTCACTTTAGGCTACCTTTTAAAATAAACTGAACTTATTCAAATTGTAGAGAAACCCTACGGTTTTAACAATGGTGTTAATACTGGGGTGTGATTCAACGGAGCAAGCTCATAAACAGTTCCTAGGTTGACCGCAGGATATGTGCCTGAGCCTTGGCAAGTGATAATGCTAGAGTCTATACAAAACAGCGTTTCTATTGCATCTGCTTAACCTTGCAGAACGCAGAATCCTAGAAGCCCTCTCAAAAATACATCGATCACCACCACTTTCAATCTCATCCTTCGTGGTCTTTGTGGTGAAATATCAACATCCAGCCGGTTCCGGCGCAGATTTTAGCAACAAAGAACACAAAGGGCTCGCGCGAGAATATACATTTTTGAGATGGCTTTTAGTGTTTACCCTTCCCGCGGGCAGCTGTGGTGACTTCCTGAATCCATTGAATCGTGCGCTTGCGCAAACCGATACCGTTTAGCGCATGGATGTGATCCATTCCCGAAATCTCCCAGCGCGTGCAATAGCCTTTCATCGCCTGACACAGATCAAGTGAGTGATGTGGCAGCACGATCTGGTCATCTTGACCATGAATAAATAGTGTCGGTACGGTAATTTTTTTAACCATGTTGATCGGACTATAGGTTTCAAGAATCAGCAGGCTGATCGGATACTGAAATGGATAGAGTAGCCAGAAGCTGCCAACTTTTTCACGCGTAATCTCGCGGTAGCTGGCAAAAGGAGAATCTGCGATTATCGCAGAAAAAAACTCTTCATCTTGTTGGCTTCCCTGCGTATAAAGAGCAATGCTCGCCCCAAGACTCTGGCCGAAGAGAATACGCCGTGAACGATCCGGTTCCATCGCCGCTACAAATCTGAACATGCGCTCCGCATCATGGTGAACGCCCCTAATTTCAGAATACCCCTGAGATCCACCGTACCCTCGGTAGTCGAGCATAATTACGCGATAGCCCTCCTCCGGCAGCCATGAAACTGCTCTCAGATGTGTACTCACGTTTCCGGCATTACCGTGCAGAAAGAGAATAGTACCCTGATATTTCCCCTTGGCCTGAATGTCCCAATAGATCAGATCGGGGCCTTGTCCATCCTGAAGCAGGTTTTCGGAGAACTTCAGACCATAAGCACTCGGATCAATCACCCGAACATTGTCAGGGTACATAAATACACCGGTGCAGCCTCCAGTTAACAACAGCACCAGTAGAGCAATCAAAAGTCTCATGGAGTAAAAAACCTCTCCAGTCGGATCATTGAACTCCAGTATGAGTTCTGAAACGCATCAGTATAATTGACGTCAAACCGGAGCACCGTATTTTCGATGATATTGACTCTCTGAGAGACGCTACCAAGCTGCTCACTATGGGTATCTCCAGTAAGAAAATTACGCTGTGAAAATGAAATCTCCGTGGCATACCGATCTGCAGGTGTGTAGATCAAGCCGAGACGTGGTCCAACGCCAAGAGCATTGCTGTGGTTGAGCATATCAGAATATTCAAAAGCCCCTTCGATCAGTCCATAGGCAAGAATAGGCTCGGCCAGCTTATAGCTTCTCCCTCCACCCGCACTTAACGAGCCAAGTCCAAGTGGGTCAGCTTTTTCTCGCTGATATTGCTGATAAGACAGGTTAACACGCCAGGATACTGGCTGAAAAAATCGGTCGCGAGGTGTCAGCGCCATGATGTCGAGTGCAGTAAAGCGATTTAGTTCAACTCCGCGGCCTTCAGTATATCGTGCCACAGTTTCAAAAAATTTGATCTGATTTCCCGGCAGATATCCGCCCAGCGGGTCACTCAAAGAGTGAAAAGCCGGACGGAAAACAAATTCAGAGATTCCCAGATCTTCGGATCGCCCGACTCCCAGGCTGAGCATTGCGGTTTTATGACCATTTTCTGCCCGCACGACAGGTACTGGATATTCAAGCGCCTTTGCCGGTGGCAGGGAACTGCGGGCGGCGAGCAGCTTCCATGCACGCTGCTTTTCCTCTACTGAATCGCTACGGGTACGAATACGTTGATAGGTCAAAAAGTCATACCCGAGATCGAGCGCTGAAGCGAGATTCTCCGGGCTTCCTGAGTTTTCCTCGATTGACTTATCAAGATCCTGCGAAGAATCCGCAGCCTTAAGCGCCAGGGTCTGTGCTGATGATGCAGTTTGATCTATGCGTCCATGCAATTTAGTAGCGGCAGATGCTCGAAATACAACTTTATCTACTAGCCCCGGATGCACCTGAATCTCGCGAATTGTATCTATTGGAATTACCCAGAGACGCATTGACTGAATTAATCCCAGCGAGGGCCGCGCTACGTCTAGCAGCGCAAGGATATGATATGAGCAGTTTTCATCAAAGTAAAAATAGCTGAATGGCTTCTCTCTTAGCTCCCAGAGATGAAACGTCAGCATCGAGACTTCGTCCCGGTTCAGGTTAAGGTGATACTCCCAGATATCTCGGTTCTCAAGGTCGCTGTATTTTTCAACTTTCTTATAAAATGGACCCACCGAAAAAAAGCCGTCAAACCCACCGAAAATGCCTTTAATTGCATAAAGTAAGGCGTTCTCACCGTGGGTTGCAGCGGCGAAATCAGCGGCATAATCAAGTAGCCGCGTGTCATCATCTGCGGAGCCATGATCGAGGCGCAGAAATGTGTGCCCGAATGCTGATGCAGGATTGTTAACAAATGAAGCCGGGAAAATAAGCGTAATGCCCTGTGCTGATATTGCGTCATACCACTGGCGAAATCGCTGGCAAGCAGGCTTCGGAAATAAAAGACTAGTAAGCTCACTCTTTTTTGAAAGCCAGAGGAAGCGTGCAGGAAAGCGGCAGATAGCGTGCGTGTCATCAAGCGGCTCTGCTGATAGCATAGCTCTGAGCGTGGCCTCCAACTCCGCCCGAGGATCTGTTTTCCCGGCTTCAGAGAGAAAGAAATCAGATTCTGCGGCACGTGAATTCGGAGAGATGCGCGAAACGAGCTGATCGTAGTGCAACAGGGCTCGCCACTGTGCGTCTTCAGACAGAAGTTTGAGCTGTACGGAAGAGACATTTAGCGGGTCCGCCCAGCTGATACCGATCGGCGCAGTCATCAGCACAAAAAAGACCGCAAAACAGCCTGCCAGCCGAATGTGACGCTGAAAGAATTTGGGAGGTATAATTACTGAGAGGTAATTCGTGCTGCTCAAGAGATTTGTAGCGATATGAACTTCATCTTTCTGCTGACTTTATTCAGCAAAAATTTTTGATCCCAAAAGGAACAAATTGCGACAGGTGCACTATATAACACCCGTAAAATCGGTCAAACCCTGCATAACAAACGGGGCCATGATATCGCTATCATAGCCCCGTTTGCCCGTTGTTCTGCCCTTACGGGCTCTCAACTATACGTTTGCCGAATACTGGGCAAGCGACTCATCGGAGCTCAGGGCGCTCTTGATTGCAGCCGCAACCTCAACTGAGGTCACTTCTGAAGATGAGAAAATTGAGGTGAAGTTCTTCTGCATGGCGCTGTTGAAAGCAACAGTGTCCGAACCCTCAACACCGATCAATGCAGCCATTGCCGAGAGACTCTCGCCTTGACCACGTGACATATCAACGGCAAGCCTATTCATGTTGCCATCGATAAATGCAGCTGTCTTCCAGTTTGACGTTACTACGCCATCCTGTGTGCAGCCTGACGTGCCTGAAGTGATACCAAAAGTCTGATTTCCAAGTGTTCCGTTAGTGGTCACTGCTACAACCTGTGGAGCAACCCCTTTTTGGCCGGCAAA
This portion of the Pseudomonadota bacterium genome encodes:
- a CDS encoding alpha/beta fold hydrolase; protein product: MRLLIALLVLLLTGGCTGVFMYPDNVRVIDPSAYGLKFSENLLQDGQGPDLIYWDIQAKGKYQGTILFLHGNAGNVSTHLRAVSWLPEEGYRVIMLDYRGYGGSQGYSEIRGVHHDAERMFRFVAAMEPDRSRRILFGQSLGASIALYTQGSQQDEEFFSAIIADSPFASYREITREKVGSFWLLYPFQYPISLLILETYSPINMVKKITVPTLFIHGQDDQIVLPHHSLDLCQAMKGYCTRWEISGMDHIHALNGIGLRKRTIQWIQEVTTAARGKGKH
- a CDS encoding DUF4105 domain-containing protein → MTAPIGISWADPLNVSSVQLKLLSEDAQWRALLHYDQLVSRISPNSRAAESDFFLSEAGKTDPRAELEATLRAMLSAEPLDDTHAICRFPARFLWLSKKSELTSLLFPKPACQRFRQWYDAISAQGITLIFPASFVNNPASAFGHTFLRLDHGSADDDTRLLDYAADFAAATHGENALLYAIKGIFGGFDGFFSVGPFYKKVEKYSDLENRDIWEYHLNLNRDEVSMLTFHLWELREKPFSYFYFDENCSYHILALLDVARPSLGLIQSMRLWVIPIDTIREIQVHPGLVDKVVFRASAATKLHGRIDQTASSAQTLALKAADSSQDLDKSIEENSGSPENLASALDLGYDFLTYQRIRTRSDSVEEKQRAWKLLAARSSLPPAKALEYPVPVVRAENGHKTAMLSLGVGRSEDLGISEFVFRPAFHSLSDPLGGYLPGNQIKFFETVARYTEGRGVELNRFTALDIMALTPRDRFFQPVSWRVNLSYQQYQREKADPLGLGSLSAGGGRSYKLAEPILAYGLIEGAFEYSDMLNHSNALGVGPRLGLIYTPADRYATEISFSQRNFLTGDTHSEQLGSVSQRVNIIENTVLRFDVNYTDAFQNSYWSSMIRLERFFTP
- a CDS encoding DUF3015 domain-containing protein, which codes for MKRNAFILATLAVLTALPTAAFAEDNVGACGWGSKLFAGQKGVAPQVVAVTTNGTLGNQTFGITSGTSGCTQDGVVTSNWKTAAFIDGNMNRLAVDMSRGQGESLSAMAALIGVEGSDTVAFNSAMQKNFTSIFSSSEVTSVEVAAAIKSALSSDESLAQYSANV